Proteins co-encoded in one Dryobates pubescens isolate bDryPub1 chromosome 4, bDryPub1.pri, whole genome shotgun sequence genomic window:
- the BLVRA gene encoding biliverdin reductase A translates to MFGTVVVGVGIAGLARIRDLMNPMPSSPSEHLKLFGFVSRRSFGNINEAKQISLEDALRSKEIHAAFISTENRSHEETIRMFLEAGKHVLVEYPMALSAKAAHELWEMAEQKDKVLHVEHIELLTEEYKQLKKEVAGKDLVKGTLHFTGSVLDENKAGFPAFSGIARLTWLIDLFGDLTVTSATREKQKDKNYSRMTVHFQTANKKPLTWIEERGPGMRREKKINFCFTSGCLENFPQAPRSAVGLFMQDQNLFAKKLLGQVSKEELAAEKWRILRCLDLAEVIQQHCEQPEKICS, encoded by the exons ATGTTTGGGACAGTGGTGGTTGGAGTTGGAATTGCTGGCTTAGCACGAATCCGAGACTTGATGAATCCAatgccttccagcccttctgagCACCTGAAACTCTTTGGATTTGTATCCAG GAGAAGTTTTGGGAATATCAATGAGGCCAAGCAGATTAGCCTGGAAGATGCCTTAAGAAGCAAAGAGATCCATGCAGCATTCATCAGCACAGAGAACAGAAGCCATGAAGAAACCATCAG AATGTTTTTAGAAGCTGGGAAACATGTCCTGGTTGAGTACCCCATGGCTTTGTCAGCTAAGGCGGCCCATGAGCTCTGGGAGATGGCAGAGCAGAAAG ATAAAGTACTCCATGTGGAGCACATTGAGCTTCTGACTGAGGAGTACAAGCAGCTGAAAAAAGAAGTTGCTGGGAAAGACCTGGTGAAGGGAACATTGCATTTCACAG GTAGCGTCCTTgatgaaaacaaagcaggatTCCCAGCTTTCAGTGGAATAGCTCGACTGACCTGGCTGATTGACCTATTTGGAGACCTCACTGTTACCTCTGCcaccagagaaaagcagaaggataAGAATTATTCCAGAATGACTGTTCATTTTCAGACAGCAAACAAGAA ACCTTTGACTTGGATTGAAGAAAGAGGACCAGGGATGAGACGTGAAAAGAAAATCAACTTCTGTTTCACAAGTGGTTGCCTGGAGAACTTCCCTCAAGCCCCGAGATCTGCTGTGGGACTTTTCATGCAGGATCAGAACCTCTTTGCCAAAAAACTGCTGGGCCAGGTATCCAAGgaagagctggctgctgagaaATGGCGAATTTTGCGGTGTCTTGACCTCGCTGAGGTGATCCAACAGCACTGTGAACAGCCGGAGAAAATCTGTTCCTGA